The sequence below is a genomic window from Zootoca vivipara chromosome 9, rZooViv1.1, whole genome shotgun sequence.
GTTGTGCTAGTGCAGCCCTGGGGAAAGTTTTCGTCCACGCTGGCCGAGTAAAACAGACCCGCTAAAGACAAGAGTGGGACGAGCACAGTCATTGTAGGGAGCGACAGGAACATTCTTCCTCCGCCTGCGCTTGCCTTTACATCCAAAGATAATCGTCTAGGTCTGCTTGGGCTCCTCTTCCCGCTTCTCTTTGCCAATCATCCTTGCAGCCTGGGGTATCATATTAGGAATGCCATCCGTGATGGGGTAGGCAATACCCAGCTCTTCGTTAATTAGTTCATTGGTGGATTCTTCATACCTAGTAAATATAAGCAAATACTGCATAGGTTAGACTTACTGCTTCCATTGGTGtaaggtatattattattatttacagaaactcaaaacaaaaacaaaaattaaaacaagagtaaaaacaacctttttttaaaaaaaactttatttatttcttaaaacatacacaaaaaatgaaaaaaaacccacaaacataACCAACACAActtcacacacacagacacacaacttTCAACATAACAAAAGCTCAAACATAAAAAGACATCTTAAACAACAAAATATAACAAATCAAAtaataagataaattataaaataatgtTAAATCCAAATCATATATAAAGGAAACATAACTTAAATTCATGTATATAATAATATTAAAGAgtaaaaacaacccaaaatacTCACCAATTATATATCTATATGGATCTATCTCTCTAgatagacatatatatatatatatggatgtgAGAATGATCCAACTCAACCGCATCCCACTAAAATATAACCAGAAAATTAAGGTCCCAAAGCCTGGGtgaacaaaaacatttttgcctggtgcctaaaaacagATAATAATGACAAATGCTAATAGAAAGAACGCATAACGGGCAACTTATTATTCCGATATGTCATGGTCATCATGTTTGGTATGCCAGTGGCTTACAATTTCACACCTTATAAGAACATTTGCTGCATTGGTGTATTTGccgaaagctccccccccccaaaaaaaatatgggggtgggggaaggtttgCTGAAGAACACCACTGTATGATGCTGAGATTTCTGTAGTGTATTCAGACGCTGCCCTTTCAGAAGGATCAGATCAGTTGGGCCTCCCTGTTGCCATGGAACAGGCATGTCACCTTTGCAACATGTCAACACTACAGAGAACTAAGTTACCTctcaggacaggggtcagcaaactttttcagcagggggccggtccactgtccctcagaccttgtggggggccggactatattttggaaaaaaatatgaacaaattcctatgccccacaaataacccagagatgcatttaaaataaaaggacacattctaaacaccaggcaggccccacaaataacccagagattcattttaaatagaaggacacattctactcatgtaaaaacatgctgattcccagaccgtccgcgggccggatttagaaggcgattgggccacatccggcccccgggccttagtttggggacccctgtctcaGGAAACCTTACTCTTCCATTACTGATCTTGTCCTAAAGGAATTCCAGAGAAGCTGCTGACCTTGGAAAAACTATTATCTCTTGGCCTCAGTTCTCCAcctgcaataaaggtaaagggaccactgaacattaggtccagtcgtgaccgactctggggttgcgcgctcatctcgcattattggccgagggagccggcgtacagcttccaggtcatgtggccagcatgacaaagccgcttctggcaaaccagagcagcacatggaaacgccgtttaccttcccgctgtagcggttcctatttatcttcttgcattttgacgtgctttcggactgctaggttggcaggagctggggccaagcaacgggagctcaccccgtcacagggattcgaaccgccaaccttctgatcagcaagccctaggctcagtggtttaaccacagcgccacctgggtccctccacctGCAATATGCAGATAATAATACTGTACTGGCCTaccctgcagggctgttgtaaggactTGCAGCAAGATGGCGTCTGTGACACGCTACGACCTTTCTAAAGTGCAATATCTTAACTGcgtgttgcagtgtgtgtgtgtgtgcgcgcgctaacATTTAAGCCAAAGGCGCGCGAGAAATGTATACCAAGAAATAGTCTTGCAGAAACCGCCccgagatcttgtgatgaagggcggcCTATTAaattaaatctaataaataagaaAGTAATAAAAAGGAGGCGAGGGCAAGGTGGAAGGAACATTCGGAAAGGTAAGGACGCAAGCGGAGAAGGGCAGCTGTAGGCGACACGCGTTTACATTTGAGCGTGGGGCCCGGGTTGCAAGAACGTCTGGAAGCAAACAAAATTACAAAGGCCTTTGCAGAAAAAGAGGTGTGGAAATAAATGCAAAGGATAGGCGGCTAACCTGAGCGGCTTCTTGGACAAGGGGCACGCGAGGATCTCCAGCAGGCCAGGGTCGAAGGGCGGGCGCTGCTGTCCTTGGGCGCCGCCGCCCGCCTTCCCCTCGCTCTCTGCCGCGGAACACCACGCGCGCCGGGCTGCTGCTCTCGCCGGTGCCGCCCGCGCCGCCTTCCCCCAGCGCGGAAGGAGAGTCAGAAGCCGGAGCCCGGGCAGGGCTTGCATGATCTGCAGCTGCGCTTCTGTCTCTGCAGCGCCGAGGTCAGCCAGGAAGGGAATCTGGCTTGGGGAAGATCGTTTCCTGGGTCAGGCGATCGCTGCTGTTGTTGTCAcataggaggagagagggagtctGCGTAGTAGGTTCCTCGTAGTCGATCATTCAACTGCTAGGTGGTGCTTAAGGACTGCATACTCGGCACGGTAGTAAACTGTTGAAACATTTGTAGAGGACGCGCTTCAGAGTAAAGCGGTAGGCATTTGTACATTTACTTGCAAGAAAGCTTCGTTGACTGGGAGTAAGATGCGCGCAGGGGATCGTGGCTGCTGCATTTGTGCGTTTACTTGCAAGAAAGCATCGTTGACTTGGAGTATGATGCACGCAGGGGATCGTGGCTGCAAATCCCAATGCGGGCTTGCTTTTCAGGAAGCCTCTTGGAACCTCCTggaacttctgagtaaacgtgcgtGTATTCGACTGGGGCTACGccgctgcaatcctgtgcataaaCGTGGCAGATCCTAGGCATGTTTCTTCCAAAGTTAGCTCCAACTGATTtgaatgggactttctcccagatGCGCAGGGCATTGCAACCATACTTCAAAATGAATGAAGAGAGGGGGACTTATTATTTCTGGGTAAACAAACCTAGAATTGGGTTGCATGGTCGATTCAGAGGCTGGGACCATCCAAACGTGAGTAGCTAGAGCCAAGGATTGCAGCTTTACATGGGAGCAAGTCCTTCTGATATGACTGAGGCTTATTCTGAGTAAACCTTTGTACGATCAGATAGCACAATTTATGCAAAATTGATTTAATCCATGGATGGGGAAGtagtgtccctccagatgtggttggatccCAATTCCCACAGCTGCTGCAGAACATGGCAACTACGATGCCTGTACAGTACAGGCAAACGACTGGCAACATAGAACACCTTGCTCACAGGATTTGTTCCGGCTGCCAGGTGAAGTTCAAGGATGTTCACCCAAACTCAGGTCAGGACCAGATTATTTATGCAACCCTTATCCTTTGCATACCCAGTAGGTCACTGCAGACTGTGGGGGAGTTTCACTTGCAATTCTAATGCTTTCAGTAGCTCAGGCTTCAGGGTTTCTGCTCTGTTCTGTGAAATGGCATTCCGGTTGAGATACAACAGGTGCCCAATTTTCTGCACttcccagaatcatagaattgtagagttggaagaagcaATTGAATAATTTTTGCCCTGGTCTGCTTTCAAGCTGGATGAATGGGCTTCTGCAATGGGTGTctactttgtattttttaaaatgcagtttatagtggatttctttttttattttactggtttATTGCAtcttgtacattgccttgagaggtgtgtgtgtgatgatattaaggttaccagattttttttcaatgaatccggggacacttttaaacttcaattgattttgtatgggtactgatttgtaaatcctggaaacggggacgtctggtaaccttagtaaaggtaaagggacccctgaccattaggtccagtcgtgaccgactctggggttgcacgctcatctcgcattattggctgagggagccggtgtacagcttccaggtcatgtggccagcatgacaaagccacttctggcaaaccagagcagcacacggaaacgccgtttaccttcccgctgtagcggttcctatttatctacttggattttgacgtgcttttgaactgctaggttggcaggagttgggaccgagcaatgggagctcacgccatcacagggattcgaaccgccgaccttctgatcagcaaaccctaggctcagtggtttaacccacagcgccacctgggtccctcacaaTAACCTTATAACCTGGTAACCttacaataaataaaagaggAACTAATTGTGATGGACCACATAAAGCTGTTAGTGCTACTTGAATTCAACAAAGAAACATTGCCCACACTCAGACTTTGTAAGAGAACTGCTCCTACAAATTGCATATAAATaatttgcctgctcccccccccccaggtgcgtTTTGTAGGTGAACCAGGGATTGACGATGGTGGGCCATGCCAGGAGTTCTTCACCGTCATCGGTAGGGAACTTTGTGCTCCAGAAAAACAGATATTCAGGCACTTTGAAGAGTCACATCTGATTTGGTTCTCCCACCAGGTATGTATGCTTGCATTTCCGTAATGTGCTTAATTTATGTTGCGTCCCCGTCGTAGAATTTTTCCGCAGGATCAGATCTCAAGGCCCATCCGTTCCAGAACTGTGTTTCTAACAACGGTTATTGAGATGCCTCTGGGGCCTCACGAGTAGGGCTTGAAGGCAATAGCCATTCCTTGTTATTTGTTCCTACATCTGGTACTTAGAGATATACTGCCCCTGTCAGCGGAGCTTTCATTTAGTTAAGAGAGATGTATCCCTCCTGAATTTGCTACCACTTTTCAAGCCATCACATGGTGGAAAGAATAATGCTTCTCTTATAATTGGCTTCCTAAGTCTACTTTAATTTTCTGAACTGCAGTTCATCACCTAACCTGTATTACCACATGTCGTTGTCAAATGAGGGCATATGCGAAGGGATTGTGTCCGCACAGAATCTAGATTTCAGagcaccataggtgccaactcccagatttaaaagtccgggatcggcagccacgccgcaccggaagtcgcgctgcagccattttggaactgggcagagcagcacaggagttgcttctacacatgctctgcccatttccaaaatggctgcagcgccggaggtcgtgctgcggccattttggaactgggcagagcagcaccagaagtcgcttctatgcatgctttgCCCAttcccaaaatggctgcagcaccagaaatcgcttctgcgcatgtccagagactccagacatgcgcaaaagtagcctccccgggccggtaagaatccgggggatttacgggggtgttttaaatctgggctgccagcgggaaatggctggaaaaacaggggtttcctggggaatacgggagacttggcacctatgcagaGTACCAGTGTTGCACGCAAATCCAAACTGGGCATGATATTATGAGCCCAGCTGCTTCCATAGCTACTTCTCAGTGGCATCTATTTCCAGGGCTGCAAGTCAAGTCTCATCATCCTCAACCATTGGCCACGTTAGATGAGGCTGTTGGGGATTTGGAGCCCCCACAGCATCTTGGGGGgtataggttccccatccctaacctAATCTGAACTTCCAATAcatgtatatttatttttttcaaattaggTACCAGCGCAGGAAGACATATATTTCCTAATCGGGAAGCTGTTTGGGAAAGCTCTCTATAACATGAAGATagctgctttccctttccctcttgctCTATTCAAGAAGATGGCAAACATTCAGCCAACCCTGGAAGATTTGAAAGAGCTCTCTCCTGTAGTAGGAAGGTATGGAATATTCTGCATGTCCATGTGAAATAGCATTGTGAAGAAGTACCCTTCCTTGCTTCGGTATCAGAATTGCAGGGTTTACCCCAGGGGTGACTAACCTGTGTTCCTTCAGAGGTGGTTGGActccagcccagccagcatgaccaatggccaggattGACCATTAGCATCAGGAGGGACACGGGTTAATCACTCTTGGGTTAGGTAGACCTTATATGTTAAAATCCTTTTGCATAATGGGGCATAGACTACAACTGCAGTTTCAAACTCACTTATTTGGAGGGCTGCAATCTGAACCCCATTGGTGGGAGGGTAAATTCAGTAGGACGTTTGAGGAGGCATGGCTAGGATTGTGCTAAAAATTCCCTTCAAATCagtcagagtaaaggtaaaggtgcccctgaccatcaggtccagtcgtgtccgactctggggttgcggcgctcatctcgctctataggccgagggagccggcgtttgtctgcagacagcttccgggtcatgtggccagcatgacaaagctgcttctggcgaaccagagcagcgcacggaaacgctgtttaccttcccgccggagcagtccctatttatctacttgcactttgatgtgctttcaaactgctaggtgggcaggagctgggaccaagcaacaggagctcaccccattgcagggattcgaaccacccaccttctgatcagcaagccctagactctgtggtttaacccacagcgccacctgggtcccttcaaatCAGTCGGAGTATATGTCAACAAATACATTTAGGATTGGAACCATTgtatttccccttttctcctttaTCCGTTAGTAATCTTCAGGCAGTCTTGGATGAAGATTATGAAGATGTCATTGAAAACATGATGTTGGATTTCACAGTAAGAGATGTTGATAATCTTCTAACAGTCCCTCCCTGTGTTTCTTCTATGCACACGCGGGCGagcacatttccttttttttgtggCTGAACGGGTAGTTTTTTCATCCATTAACAACAAAAAATCGACCCTACTTTCCCACTTTGAAACATACAAACCGTGCAATAAACATTACAAATCATAACAGTAAAAGCACCTGTAATCTTAACGGTACTAAAACAGAATGGTAGAACACTTTTTGTGAAACCCAACTTTGCAGGATAAAGGTTGGGGGTGTCAATTAAATGCTCAGATCACTAGACCTGGCTTGGGAGTTTGTGGGGTGGAAGAACGTTTTGCTATTGAGTGTCATAATCTATTGGGGGCTGCACTTGAGCCAAAAGTGGAATGGCTGCCcccttttctctgtttctcctacCCCCTTTTCTATCTCTGTCACCCCCTTTCCCATTACGAGATTAGCCCAAGGGTTGCAGGTTGCCACATCATCTGCCTAAAAGACAATAACAATGGTCCTGAGATGCTTGGGCATGGAATTCGAGGGTGCCACCACAAACAAAGCCCTCCTTTCGGTTGCCGCCTCTCAGAAGATGACCTTCATTCCCAGGCAACCCAATGCAGGAGAAGACAGTCCTACAAACTGCTTACATGCCTTTACACAGCATCCAGCTTTCAAAATAAAAGAACGGAATGGCTTAACAACACATCGTaatatctttttgtttgtttgttgtttcccTATT
It includes:
- the PIGY gene encoding phosphatidylinositol N-acetylglucosaminyltransferase subunit Y; the protein is MFLSLPTMTVLVPLLSLAGLFYSASVDENFPQGCTSTTSLCFYSLLLPVTIPVYVFFHLWTWMGLKLFRHN
- the PYURF gene encoding protein preY, mitochondrial, translated to MQALPGLRLLTLLPRWGKAARAAPARAAARRAWCSAAESEGKAGGGAQGQQRPPFDPGLLEILACPLSKKPLRYEESTNELINEELGIAYPITDGIPNMIPQAARMIGKEKREEEPKQT